A window from Candidatus Tectomicrobia bacterium encodes these proteins:
- a CDS encoding TerB N-terminal domain-containing protein, protein MEWIIFIVVVWVVFKVLKAAITPASRAKPTSTRAAPKAAPQFSIEISSPQRYSSSSRLTPEKSAQQADRLWLGRNTPVKIGPYSIPKGFLYVGSGLPAVAGWSRPEPALINPKIRIAPGNPAKLGEGMSYWPCYSDDVLPRS, encoded by the coding sequence ATGGAATGGATCATTTTCATCGTGGTGGTCTGGGTCGTCTTCAAGGTTCTGAAGGCTGCCATCACCCCAGCTTCAAGAGCGAAGCCAACCTCGACGCGGGCCGCCCCAAAGGCCGCCCCGCAGTTCTCCATCGAGATCTCCAGTCCCCAACGATACAGCTCATCTAGCCGTCTTACCCCTGAGAAAAGTGCCCAGCAGGCGGACAGGCTCTGGCTGGGACGCAACACCCCCGTCAAGATTGGACCGTATTCCATCCCCAAGGGCTTTCTGTACGTCGGTTCGGGTCTGCCGGCCGTCGCGGGATGGAGCCGCCCCGAGCCCGCCCTCATCAACCCGAAGATCCGCATCGCCCCGGGGAATCCGGCCAAGTTGGGCGAGGGGATGAGCTACTGGCCCTGCTATTCGGATGACGTTCTCCCAAGATCTTGA